A single genomic interval of Streptomyces sp. BA2 harbors:
- a CDS encoding MFS transporter, which translates to MASTVTSRPGYGQLLRTRGAWTFLLPGFAARQPFAMLTISIVLLVQHTTGSYGVAGAVSAVTGVSMAVFAPFGGKLADRFGQRAVLVPGVLIHTVSVLSLTMLALSDAPLWALFVAAVPTGASQPQISPMVRARWGVKLQDSPLAGTAAAFESVTDELTFVLGPLFATALCTTIDPAAGLFTEAGLTLVGGLLFAAQKSTQPKPASREEHARVEHVSALRIPGVRVLIVTFLGIGAVFGGMQVSLAAFTESIGEPGLNGVLYGTFAAGNMLSGLACGAIAWKIAPQRRLLVGYAALTLMASGLWAAHSVVLLAGLGLLVGVCIAPALITGYTLVDRLVDPSARTEAFTWLTGAVALGQAAAVTVAGQLEDHFWDGAGFLVPLGGTALALAVLVTLRSRLVPRSVGRTVARGVGHREPVTVD; encoded by the coding sequence GTGGCATCCACGGTCACCTCCCGCCCCGGATACGGACAGCTGCTGCGCACCCGCGGCGCCTGGACGTTTCTCCTGCCCGGCTTCGCGGCACGACAGCCCTTCGCGATGCTGACCATCTCCATCGTGCTGCTCGTGCAGCACACCACCGGCTCGTACGGCGTCGCCGGCGCCGTGTCGGCCGTCACCGGTGTCTCCATGGCGGTGTTCGCCCCCTTCGGCGGCAAGCTCGCCGACCGGTTCGGCCAGCGGGCCGTACTGGTGCCGGGCGTACTCATCCACACGGTGTCGGTGCTCTCCCTGACGATGCTCGCGCTCTCGGACGCCCCCTTGTGGGCGCTCTTCGTCGCCGCGGTGCCCACCGGCGCCTCGCAGCCGCAGATCAGCCCCATGGTGCGGGCCCGCTGGGGCGTCAAGCTCCAGGACTCCCCGCTCGCCGGCACGGCTGCCGCGTTCGAGTCGGTCACGGACGAGCTGACGTTCGTCCTCGGCCCGCTCTTCGCGACCGCGCTGTGCACGACCATCGACCCGGCGGCCGGGCTCTTCACGGAGGCCGGACTCACGCTGGTCGGCGGCCTGCTGTTCGCCGCGCAGAAGAGCACCCAGCCCAAGCCCGCCTCCCGCGAGGAGCACGCGCGCGTGGAGCACGTCTCGGCGCTGCGCATCCCCGGTGTGCGGGTCCTGATCGTGACCTTCCTGGGCATCGGCGCAGTCTTCGGCGGCATGCAGGTCTCGCTGGCCGCCTTCACCGAGTCCATCGGCGAACCCGGTCTGAACGGCGTTCTGTACGGCACCTTCGCGGCGGGCAACATGCTCTCCGGACTCGCCTGCGGCGCCATCGCCTGGAAGATCGCCCCGCAGCGCCGCCTCCTCGTCGGGTACGCGGCACTGACCCTGATGGCCTCCGGGCTGTGGGCCGCGCACTCCGTGGTGCTGCTCGCCGGACTCGGTCTCCTGGTCGGCGTCTGCATCGCACCCGCGCTGATCACCGGCTACACCCTGGTCGACCGTCTCGTGGACCCGTCAGCCCGGACCGAGGCGTTCACCTGGCTCACCGGCGCCGTCGCGCTCGGCCAGGCCGCCGCCGTCACGGTCGCCGGACAGTTGGAGGACCACTTCTGGGACGGCGCCGGATTCCTGGTGCCGCTGGGCGGTACGGCGCTGGCCCTCGCGGTGCTCGTGACCCTGCGCTCGCGGCTCGTGCCGCGGTCCGTCGGACGCACCGTGGCACGTGGCGTCGGTCACCGCGAGCCGGTCACGGTGGACTGA
- a CDS encoding FmdB family zinc ribbon protein has protein sequence MPTYQYQCTECGEGLEAVQKFTDDALTVCPGCDGRLKKVFSAVGIVFKGSGFYRNDSRGSSSSSTPSTANASKSSDAKSSDSKSSAGASSSSSSDSKSASSSSGSSAGSSSSSSSSAA, from the coding sequence GTGCCGACGTACCAGTACCAGTGCACCGAATGCGGCGAGGGCCTCGAGGCGGTGCAGAAGTTCACCGATGACGCCTTGACCGTGTGCCCCGGCTGCGACGGACGCCTCAAGAAGGTGTTCTCGGCCGTCGGCATCGTCTTCAAGGGCTCCGGCTTCTACCGCAACGACAGCCGCGGCTCGTCGTCGAGCAGCACGCCGTCGACGGCGAACGCGTCGAAGTCCTCGGACGCCAAGTCGTCGGACTCCAAGTCCTCCGCGGGCGCTTCGTCGTCCTCGTCGTCGGACTCGAAGTCGGCCAGCTCCTCCTCCGGGTCGTCGGCCGGCTCGTCCAGCTCTTCGAGCTCGTCGGCCGCCTAG
- a CDS encoding S-methyl-5'-thioadenosine phosphorylase — protein MANTANATRAEIGVIGGSGFYSFLDNVTELQVDTPYGAPSDSLFVGDIAGRRVAFLPRHGRGHHLPPHRINYRANLWALRSVGVRQVLGPCAVGGLRPEFGPGTLLVPDQLVDRTKARTQTYFDGLPLPDGSIPNVVHVSLADPYCPAGRGAALKAARGREWEPVDGGTLVVIEGPRFSTRAESLWHAAQGWSVVGMTGHPEAVLARELELCYTSLTLVTDLDAGAESGEGVSHEEVLQVFAANVDRLRTVLFDAVAGLPAEGERDCLCAGALGGMDPGIRLP, from the coding sequence ATGGCGAACACGGCGAACGCGACGCGGGCCGAGATCGGTGTCATCGGCGGCTCCGGCTTCTACTCCTTCCTCGACAACGTGACCGAGCTCCAGGTCGACACCCCCTACGGAGCGCCGAGCGACTCCCTCTTCGTCGGTGACATCGCCGGGCGACGGGTCGCGTTCCTGCCCCGGCACGGCCGCGGACACCATCTGCCACCGCATCGCATCAACTACCGCGCCAACCTGTGGGCGTTGCGCTCCGTGGGCGTACGGCAGGTGCTCGGGCCGTGTGCGGTGGGCGGACTACGGCCCGAGTTCGGGCCCGGGACGCTGCTGGTGCCCGATCAGCTCGTGGACCGCACGAAGGCGCGTACGCAGACGTACTTCGACGGGCTTCCGCTGCCGGACGGCAGCATTCCGAACGTCGTGCACGTGTCGCTCGCGGACCCGTACTGCCCCGCCGGGCGCGGCGCCGCGCTGAAGGCGGCCCGCGGGCGGGAGTGGGAGCCGGTGGACGGCGGGACGCTCGTGGTGATCGAGGGGCCGCGGTTCTCGACCCGTGCCGAATCGCTCTGGCATGCGGCGCAGGGCTGGTCGGTGGTGGGCATGACCGGCCATCCCGAGGCCGTGCTCGCCCGTGAACTGGAGCTCTGCTACACGTCGTTGACGCTGGTCACGGACCTGGACGCGGGTGCGGAGAGCGGCGAGGGCGTCTCACACGAGGAGGTGCTCCAGGTGTTCGCGGCGAATGTGGACCGGCTGCGGACGGTGCTGTTCGACGCGGTGGCGGGGCTGCCGGCGGAGGGTGAGCGGGACTGTCTGTGTGCGGGGGCGCTTGGCGGGATGGATCCGGGGATTCGGCTGCCGTGA
- the mscL gene encoding large conductance mechanosensitive channel protein MscL: MSEKNDPSLWEGFKAFLMRGNVVDLAVAVVIGAAFTNIVNSVVKGVINPLVGAFGTKDLDHYSSCLKAPCQMNDAGEVTSGIPIMWGTVLSATLSFVITAAVVYFLMVLPMAKYLARQAARKAAKEGTQEVIEISELEVLKEIRDALVAQQRGSGHDEHDER; this comes from the coding sequence GTGAGCGAGAAGAACGACCCGAGTCTCTGGGAGGGCTTCAAGGCCTTCCTGATGCGCGGCAATGTCGTCGACCTGGCGGTCGCGGTGGTCATCGGAGCCGCGTTCACGAACATCGTGAACTCCGTGGTGAAGGGTGTCATCAACCCGCTGGTCGGTGCCTTCGGTACGAAGGATCTCGATCACTACAGCTCGTGCCTGAAAGCCCCGTGCCAGATGAACGACGCGGGGGAGGTCACCAGCGGCATCCCGATCATGTGGGGCACGGTCCTCAGCGCGACCCTCAGCTTCGTGATCACCGCGGCCGTCGTCTACTTCCTGATGGTGCTGCCCATGGCCAAGTATCTGGCGAGGCAGGCCGCGCGGAAGGCCGCGAAGGAGGGCACGCAGGAGGTCATCGAGATCTCGGAGCTGGAGGTCCTCAAGGAGATCCGCGACGCCCTGGTTGCTCAGCAGCGCGGCTCGGGGCACGACGAGCACGACGAGCGGTAG
- the pflA gene encoding pyruvate formate-lyase-activating protein has product MAVLLDTVTPAAAVTRRPVTGSLHSWDLSTGVDGPGTRFVTFLSGCPLTCLYCHNPDTWRIRDGKRTTADDVIAEAAKYTKFISAAGGGATVSGGEPLLQPVFTGELLHRLKHELGLHTALDTSGFLGVRATEALLRDVDLVLLDIKSWDRETYKKVTGRPLRPTLDFARRLAGLGKDVWVRFVLVPGLTDDPENVEGVARFAASLGNVSRVDVLPFHKLGEAKWDAIGKDFTLRDTTSPTPGQVAAAKEIFAAQGLTAV; this is encoded by the coding sequence ATGGCTGTCCTGCTCGACACGGTGACCCCGGCGGCCGCGGTCACCCGGCGCCCCGTCACCGGATCCCTCCACTCCTGGGACCTGTCCACCGGCGTCGACGGCCCCGGCACCCGCTTCGTCACGTTCCTCTCGGGGTGCCCGCTGACCTGTCTGTACTGCCACAACCCCGACACCTGGCGGATACGGGACGGCAAGCGGACCACCGCCGACGACGTGATCGCGGAGGCCGCCAAGTACACCAAGTTCATCTCGGCGGCAGGCGGCGGAGCCACCGTCAGCGGCGGCGAACCTCTCCTGCAGCCCGTCTTCACCGGCGAACTGCTGCACCGCCTGAAGCACGAGCTGGGTCTGCACACCGCCCTCGACACCTCCGGCTTCCTCGGCGTGCGCGCCACCGAGGCCCTGCTCCGTGATGTCGACCTCGTGCTCCTCGACATCAAGTCCTGGGACCGCGAGACGTACAAGAAGGTCACCGGGCGTCCGCTGCGGCCCACCCTCGACTTCGCCCGCCGCCTCGCAGGCCTCGGCAAGGACGTCTGGGTGCGCTTCGTCCTCGTCCCCGGCCTCACCGACGACCCGGAGAACGTCGAGGGCGTCGCCCGCTTCGCCGCCTCGCTCGGCAACGTCTCGCGCGTCGACGTGCTGCCCTTCCACAAGCTGGGCGAGGCGAAGTGGGACGCCATCGGCAAGGACTTCACCCTGCGCGACACCACCTCGCCCACCCCCGGACAGGTGGCCGCCGCCAAGGAGATCTTCGCAGCTCAGGGGCTCACGGCTGTCTGA
- the pflB gene encoding formate C-acetyltransferase yields the protein MTATPAEATVHGEAWDGFKGGLWRDAIDVRDFVQQNYTPYEGDDSFLAGPTERTTQAWQRLLSMFPAENERGIHDVDVKTPSRIDAFGPGYVDGTAADHADLIVGLQTDAPLKRAIMPAGGWRMVESALNAYGYEADPQVKEVYTHLRKTHNEGVFDAYTPEIRACRSSGIITGLPDAYGRGRIIGDYRRVALYGVDRLIAAKEADKAQLGEEWATEEVIRAREETSEQIKALGELKAMAMSYGYDISGPATTGREAVQWLYFAYLAAVKEQNGAAMSIGRIDNFLDIYLQRDIESGRITEAEAQEFIDDFVTKLRIVRFLRTPEYNEGFSGDPTWVTWSMAGIGEDGRPLVSRTTFRALQTLYNLGPAPEPNLTVFWARELPKGFKDFAAKVAIDTSAIQFESDDLMRPKYGDDTAIACCVSAMAVGKQMQFFGARVNVAKALLYAINGGRDEKTGKRVVEGFEPIEGDYLDYGTVVERYDAMLGWLGKTYVHALNVIHYMHDKYAYERLEMALHDQEILRTMACGIAGLSVAADSLSAIKHAKVKVIRDETGLAVDYEIEGDYPAYGNNDDRADHIAQRIVSDFMGKIRQHPTYRNAVHTQSVLTITSNVVYGKKTGNTPDGRRAGEPFAPGANPMNGRDEHGYIASALSVAKLDYDDAEDGISLTNTITPDALGRTPGERIQNLSGVLDGFMASDGFHMNVNVLDKATLQEAMEHPENYPQLTIRVSGYAVNFIRLTRDQQLDVINRTFHGSL from the coding sequence ATGACTGCCACTCCTGCGGAAGCAACAGTGCACGGCGAGGCATGGGACGGCTTCAAGGGCGGCCTGTGGCGGGACGCCATCGACGTCCGCGACTTCGTGCAGCAGAACTACACCCCGTACGAGGGCGACGACTCCTTTTTGGCAGGGCCGACCGAACGCACCACCCAGGCCTGGCAGAGGCTCCTGTCGATGTTCCCCGCGGAGAACGAGCGCGGCATCCACGACGTCGACGTGAAGACCCCGTCCCGCATCGACGCCTTCGGCCCCGGCTACGTCGACGGAACCGCCGCCGACCACGCGGACCTGATCGTCGGCCTCCAGACAGACGCCCCGCTCAAGCGCGCCATCATGCCGGCCGGCGGCTGGCGGATGGTCGAAAGCGCACTCAACGCCTACGGCTACGAGGCCGACCCCCAGGTCAAGGAGGTCTACACGCACCTCCGCAAGACCCACAACGAAGGTGTCTTCGACGCCTACACGCCCGAGATCCGCGCCTGCCGCTCCTCCGGCATCATCACCGGCCTGCCCGACGCCTACGGCCGAGGCCGCATCATCGGCGACTACCGCCGCGTCGCGCTCTACGGAGTCGACCGCCTCATCGCCGCGAAGGAGGCCGACAAGGCCCAGCTGGGCGAGGAGTGGGCCACCGAGGAGGTCATCCGCGCCCGCGAGGAGACCTCCGAGCAGATCAAGGCCCTGGGCGAGCTGAAAGCCATGGCGATGTCGTACGGCTACGACATCTCGGGCCCCGCCACCACCGGCCGCGAGGCCGTCCAGTGGCTGTACTTCGCCTACCTGGCCGCCGTGAAGGAGCAGAACGGCGCGGCCATGTCGATCGGCCGCATCGACAACTTCCTCGACATCTACCTCCAGCGCGACATCGAGTCCGGCCGCATCACCGAGGCCGAGGCCCAGGAGTTCATCGACGACTTCGTCACCAAGCTCCGCATCGTCCGCTTCCTGCGCACCCCGGAGTACAACGAAGGCTTCTCCGGCGACCCGACCTGGGTCACCTGGTCGATGGCCGGCATCGGCGAGGACGGTCGCCCGCTGGTCTCCCGCACCACGTTCCGCGCCCTGCAGACCCTCTACAACCTGGGCCCCGCCCCCGAGCCGAACCTGACGGTCTTCTGGGCACGCGAACTGCCCAAGGGCTTCAAGGACTTCGCCGCCAAGGTCGCCATCGACACCTCGGCCATCCAGTTCGAGTCCGACGACCTGATGCGACCCAAGTACGGCGACGACACCGCGATCGCCTGCTGTGTGTCGGCGATGGCCGTCGGCAAGCAGATGCAGTTCTTCGGAGCCCGCGTCAACGTCGCCAAGGCCCTGCTCTACGCGATCAACGGCGGCCGCGACGAGAAGACCGGTAAGCGCGTCGTCGAGGGCTTCGAGCCCATCGAGGGCGACTACCTGGACTACGGCACCGTCGTCGAGCGCTACGACGCGATGCTCGGCTGGCTCGGCAAGACGTACGTCCACGCGCTGAACGTCATCCACTACATGCACGACAAGTACGCCTACGAGCGCCTGGAGATGGCGCTGCACGACCAGGAGATCCTGCGCACGATGGCGTGCGGCATCGCGGGCCTGTCCGTGGCCGCCGACTCGCTCTCCGCCATCAAGCACGCCAAGGTCAAGGTCATCCGCGACGAGACGGGCCTCGCCGTCGACTACGAGATCGAGGGCGACTACCCCGCCTACGGCAACAACGACGACCGTGCCGACCACATCGCCCAGCGCATCGTCTCGGACTTCATGGGCAAGATCCGGCAGCACCCGACCTACCGGAACGCGGTGCACACCCAGTCCGTCCTGACGATCACCTCGAACGTCGTCTACGGCAAGAAGACCGGCAACACCCCCGACGGCCGCCGCGCGGGCGAGCCGTTCGCCCCCGGCGCCAACCCGATGAACGGCCGTGACGAGCACGGCTACATCGCCTCCGCGCTGTCGGTCGCCAAGCTCGACTACGACGACGCCGAGGACGGCATCTCGCTCACCAACACGATCACGCCGGACGCCCTGGGCCGCACCCCCGGCGAGAGGATCCAGAACCTCTCCGGAGTCCTCGACGGCTTCATGGCCAGCGACGGCTTCCACATGAACGTCAACGTGCTCGACAAGGCGACCCTTCAGGAGGCCATGGAGCACCCGGAGAACTACCCGCAGCTGACCATCCGGGTCTCCGGCTACGCGGTCAACTTCATCCGCCTGACCCGCGACCAGCAGCTCGACGTCATCAACCGCACCTTCCACGGCTCCCTCTGA
- a CDS encoding NarK family nitrate/nitrite MFS transporter: MTSPAAQETRTAPASSTYDPAQYRPGKTITDWEPENELFWKSIGKKVAARNLWIAVPALLVAFVVWQVWSVTATNLKDVGFGFSTSQLFWLTAVPGLTGGTARVFYTFLGPMIGQRRFTAHSTVVLVIPLIWLGIAVQDPNTSYGVMIAIAALCGVGGANFASSLANIGFFFPKRDKGNATGINGGLGNLGVSVVQLVTPIVITSSVLAVGSAQHKADGTPVWLQNAAFLWVPVLVILAAVAWFGQNDLKVASTPFSQQKIIFKRKHNWLMTWLYVGTFGSFIGFAAALPMLIKTTFTPIDAAYSAATYAWMGPAVGALARWAGGWIADKIGGARVTIISFVGMALSIIGVINFLPSGGDNGNFWGFFICFLCAFFFSGIGNGSTFRQIPVIFRSQHLKGLTEGTPAYTKALKQSEMEAGAVTGFTSAIAAYGFFFIPAMFANFAVTSAMWGFVAFYASCIAVCWWFYARKGAESPS; this comes from the coding sequence ATGACATCGCCTGCCGCCCAAGAAACGCGGACCGCGCCAGCGAGCAGTACGTACGACCCCGCGCAGTACCGCCCCGGCAAGACCATCACCGACTGGGAGCCGGAGAACGAGCTCTTCTGGAAGTCCATCGGCAAGAAGGTCGCCGCCCGCAACCTGTGGATCGCCGTCCCCGCGCTCCTGGTCGCGTTCGTCGTCTGGCAGGTGTGGTCGGTCACGGCGACCAACCTCAAGGACGTCGGCTTCGGTTTCTCCACCTCGCAGCTGTTCTGGCTGACGGCCGTCCCCGGCCTCACGGGCGGCACGGCGCGCGTCTTCTACACCTTCCTCGGCCCGATGATCGGCCAGCGCCGCTTCACCGCGCACTCCACGGTCGTCCTGGTCATCCCGCTGATCTGGCTCGGCATCGCGGTGCAGGACCCGAACACCTCGTACGGCGTGATGATCGCCATCGCGGCCCTCTGCGGTGTCGGCGGCGCGAACTTCGCCTCGTCCCTGGCCAACATCGGCTTCTTCTTCCCCAAGCGCGACAAGGGCAACGCCACCGGCATCAACGGCGGCCTCGGCAACCTCGGTGTCTCCGTCGTCCAGCTGGTCACCCCGATCGTCATCACCAGCTCGGTCCTCGCGGTCGGCTCGGCCCAGCACAAGGCGGACGGCACGCCCGTGTGGCTGCAGAACGCCGCGTTCCTGTGGGTGCCCGTCCTGGTGATCCTGGCCGCCGTCGCGTGGTTCGGCCAGAACGACCTGAAGGTCGCGTCGACCCCCTTCAGCCAGCAGAAGATCATCTTCAAGCGCAAGCACAACTGGCTGATGACCTGGCTCTACGTCGGCACGTTCGGTTCCTTCATCGGCTTCGCGGCAGCTCTGCCGATGCTCATCAAGACCACGTTCACGCCGATCGACGCGGCCTACTCCGCGGCCACGTACGCGTGGATGGGCCCGGCCGTGGGCGCGCTCGCCCGCTGGGCAGGCGGCTGGATCGCCGACAAGATCGGCGGCGCCAGGGTCACCATCATCTCGTTCGTCGGCATGGCGCTCTCGATCATCGGCGTCATCAACTTCCTCCCCTCCGGAGGCGACAACGGCAACTTCTGGGGCTTCTTCATCTGCTTCCTGTGCGCGTTCTTCTTCTCGGGCATCGGCAACGGCTCGACGTTCCGCCAGATCCCGGTGATCTTCCGCTCCCAGCACCTGAAGGGCCTGACGGAGGGCACCCCCGCCTACACGAAGGCGCTGAAGCAGTCCGAGATGGAAGCGGGCGCTGTCACCGGCTTCACCTCCGCTATCGCGGCCTACGGCTTCTTCTTCATCCCGGCGATGTTCGCCAACTTCGCGGTCACCAGCGCGATGTGGGGCTTCGTGGCCTTCTACGCCAGCTGTATCGCGGTCTGCTGGTGGTTCTACGCCCGCAAGGGCGCGGAATCCCCGAGCTGA
- a CDS encoding low temperature requirement protein A, which translates to MTSTPAPGPTPAPPPPSATVRPLRARGREEAHRAATPLELFFDLCFVVAVAQAGVELVHAVAEAHPGEGVLNYAMVFFALFWAWVNFSWFASAYDNDDVLYRVVTLVQIAGVLVFAAGVSKGFQEHDFLLIWLGYLIMRVALTTQWLRVAKSATGAERTTALRYAGGVLLCQVGWSGLLFLPEGARPWLFLVMAIAEMCVPVFAERVYTTAWHPHHISERYGLFTIIVLGETIAAATIAVKSGIEENDALGELLPIAAGGLLMVFAAWWIYFVVPIHGRLRSNRQAFLWGYGHYVILGAAAAIGAGLEVAVEEAVGKAHISTLAASAAVTVPMALYLLTVWLLHSRYYKVGLAQQLVLPASALATLASTFAGRWAVLVAGLVATATVATGVTLTSRMGRRA; encoded by the coding sequence ATGACGTCCACACCGGCCCCCGGGCCGACACCAGCACCACCTCCCCCATCCGCCACTGTGCGGCCCCTTCGCGCACGCGGGCGCGAGGAAGCTCATCGGGCCGCGACTCCGCTGGAGCTCTTCTTCGACCTCTGTTTCGTCGTGGCGGTCGCGCAGGCCGGGGTGGAGCTCGTGCACGCCGTGGCCGAGGCGCACCCGGGCGAGGGCGTGCTCAATTACGCGATGGTGTTCTTCGCGCTGTTCTGGGCGTGGGTCAACTTCTCGTGGTTCGCGTCGGCGTACGACAACGACGACGTCCTCTACCGCGTCGTCACGCTCGTACAGATCGCCGGTGTGCTCGTGTTCGCCGCGGGGGTCTCCAAGGGGTTCCAGGAGCACGACTTCCTGCTGATCTGGCTCGGGTACCTGATCATGCGGGTCGCGCTCACCACCCAGTGGCTGCGTGTCGCCAAGTCGGCCACGGGCGCCGAGCGCACCACGGCTCTGCGGTACGCGGGCGGAGTGCTGCTCTGTCAGGTCGGCTGGTCGGGACTGCTGTTCCTGCCCGAGGGCGCACGCCCCTGGCTGTTCCTCGTGATGGCCATCGCGGAGATGTGCGTGCCCGTGTTCGCGGAGCGCGTCTACACCACGGCCTGGCATCCGCACCACATCTCGGAGCGGTACGGCCTGTTCACGATCATCGTGCTCGGCGAGACGATCGCGGCGGCGACCATCGCCGTGAAGTCCGGCATCGAGGAGAACGACGCGCTCGGCGAACTTCTGCCCATCGCGGCGGGCGGCCTCCTGATGGTCTTCGCCGCGTGGTGGATCTACTTCGTCGTCCCCATCCACGGCCGCCTGCGCAGCAACCGCCAGGCGTTCCTGTGGGGATACGGGCACTACGTCATCCTCGGCGCGGCCGCCGCGATCGGCGCCGGGCTGGAGGTCGCCGTCGAGGAGGCCGTCGGCAAGGCGCACATCTCGACGCTCGCCGCGTCCGCGGCCGTGACCGTGCCGATGGCGTTGTATCTCCTCACCGTCTGGCTGCTGCACTCCCGTTACTACAAGGTGGGCCTCGCGCAGCAACTCGTGCTGCCCGCCAGTGCGTTGGCGACCCTGGCGAGTACGTTCGCCGGGCGCTGGGCCGTCCTGGTCGCGGGGCTCGTGGCGACGGCCACCGTCGCGACCGGCGTGACGCTCACCAGCCGGATGGGACGCCGCGCATGA